The genomic segment TTTGAAATGTTAAAGTCATCCGAGCCCGTCCGAGTGCCCATGGACCCTCTTGTCTGGAAATTTTCTCCAGCCAccttattattagtatagttgATACGCTGAACGGCAGATTTCCTATGAGGTTGATTGGTGGTGGTGGATCAGACCAATCAGTCTTAGTATCTGATGGAATAAAATGAGCCAAGTCTGTTTTGAGTATATCTCCTGTTATGATGTCGACATCAACTCTGTCTTTGCAAGCGTCCGCCAGCAGCTCTAAGGAGGGTATAAAACGTGGGTCTTTCTCCACTAGCACGAGTTTGCGGGGGGCTTGTTTGATGATAGACCGGGTAATGCCCCCGGGGCCCGGACCCACCTCACAGACCACATGGTTCTCGATGTGTCCCGCCGCTCGAACTATTTTATCCAGCAATCGGGGTTCCATAAGAAAATTTTGAGAGAGTTCCCGCAAAGCGCGCAGTTTGTACAGTTTTATAACATCCTTAATGCTCGGCAGAGGAGGCAATCTTATTTGTGAAATTTTGTGTGCCGCAGccattattgctgtatttttgcTGGCTCGTCGAAGTCGTCCAAGAATGTCTCCTGCTTTACAGCCAAGATAGAGTACATGTAAATACTAAACACTCCAGCGCCGATCGCTAGACCAGTTATTCTGTTCCTACGAGAAATGTTTTGCAACTTTTGTACGCGTTCACGATTCTTCTCCTCGATTATCTTCATGTAATCGAGCTCGGCTTTTTTCAACACTGGATCCTTTTCTCCTGTGCTTATTTTCGGCTTAAAATTTTTGTCGGCCATCACGaactacaaaaataataatgttttaaaaaaagtaatgttttatttcctaaaaaaatgattgataaaagcataatttcaaaataatattagctcgatgcactccttcatttcaccatataaactataactgtgcaaaatttcattcacctacgtttccccattttttgtcaaTAGGGATAAGTacctacaaagtttttggctcacgtattattatactagctgttgcccgcgacgtttatagcgcgcgatgtcaacaaaattgatgtcaaaagcttttataaaaaaacccttaaatcaacacagctgtgcagtgtgcacacaataagtacttcattttttatattaaactttatattttatgccaaattttaaagcttatttagccccccaattacacaactttacccataaactatttatcattgataggtttagccccaatttcaccaacgtctgttagtgttgttaaaatgtcctgtcttctctttcattcatataaaaaacgaaacagctaacgtgatactaattcgagcattaactttaacctcgactttaacagtcgttggtgaaatttggtcttaaggttacgtcactgcttGCATATATCTGTATTATCTATGACTGcttgcacagataaagtatctactgacttatttaataccgtagaatagctgatataacaatcgaaaaaatcgagacttaaatgtaatgtcggctgtacactctcgccgagacacagcgaggcggcccgagtgcgagagtgtaaatagGTGCGcacgcctcgtctcgcctgtctcggaccctctcggtccggtgtcggtattttgcgcccgagacaaagggtctcgcgaggaaagcgagcgcattactgtacactcgcgttttttcactactagtcgcgccgctagacagtgcagaacagaaaaataacaataataaacgtcattatcagtcattatctgtgagaaataaaattaaatatgattatagatcgTTGGATTACattgatatctttcgatgcatagagaaaaataatggtccatcttctctgagttcataacaaTTGCAATTTCGAGTTCAtgcaattgaactaagcgagaatgtacatgatcgcactcgggcaaggggctctcgcacgagactctcgcccgagagctctcggcgagagtgtacagccgacataagatgataccacctcttatagaaaaacttttgagcaagcgtcagcgcgatgtagaagacgcacggcgccatctattatgaattttttgaacaaatttacgacccttacaacccttttttccagtaaaaaagtagcctatgtcctttctcaggctttagactatctgtatacaaaatttcattacaatcggttcggtagttttggcgtttggcgtgaaagcgagactgacagacagacagagatactttcgcatttataatattagtatagattatgtgcacactgcacagctgtttttgggtattttgattaattaagggccgcgctacaccggaatggca from the Aricia agestis chromosome 14, ilAriAges1.1, whole genome shotgun sequence genome contains:
- the LOC121734016 gene encoding dimethyladenosine transferase 1, mitochondrial-like, with translation MAAAHKISQIRLPPLPSIKDVIKLYKLRALRELSQNFLMEPRLLDKIVRAAGHIENHVVCEVGPGPGGITRSIIKQAPRKLVLVEKDPRFIPSLELLADACKDRVDVDIITGDILKTDLAHFIPSDTKTDWSDPPPPINLIGNLPFSVSTILIIRWLEKISRQEGPWALGRARMTLTFQKEVAERMCAPMLDKQRCRLSVMCQNWCRVNYKFDIPGAAFLPKPEVDVGVVTLTPLKKPVIDLPFKLVEKVIRQIFSMRQKYSIRGAQTLFPQEVRQEMALKMYKLAEIDPVTRPFQIANSEFRRLCEAYNEIIKQYPEFENYDYRAPKNKGVEIENTI